The genomic segment TCCCCAGTAATGAACCCCGCCCGGTCCGACGCCAGGAACGCGATCGCCTCCGCCACCTCCCGCGCCGTCCCCGCGCGCCCCAGCGACGCTCCCTCTGCCATCGCCTTCTTCGCCGCCTCCGGCAGTTCCTTCGTCATGTCCGTCTCGATCCACCCCGGACTGACCGCATTGACCCGGATGTTCCGGCTGCCCAGCTCCCGCGCCAGCGACTTGGTGAACCCGATCAGCCCCGCCTTGGCCATCGAGTACACCGTCTGCCCCGCGTTCCCCTGCTCGCCGACGACGCTGGTCAGGTTCACGATGCTCCCCGACCGCTGCCTCATCATGGGGCGCACCGCCGCCTTGCACAGGTGGAAAACGCTGGCCAGGTCGACGTCGAGCATCCGCCTCAGGTCGTCGGCCTTGTAGCGCATGATCAGGCCGTCGATGGAGATACCCGCGTTGTTCACCAGCACGTGCAGCCCGCCGAGCTTCTCCACCGTGTCGTCGATGGCCTTCGCGCACGCCTCGGGGTTCGCCACGTCGAACTTCAGCAGTTGGATCGCGGCCGCCCCGGCTCGCTCGCACTCCGCTCTCGCTTCGTTCGCCGCCGTGTCGTTCCCCGCGTAGGCGATCGCCACTTTCGCGCCGCCCTCCGCGAGCCGCACTGCCGCGGCGCGACCGATCCCGCGCGATGCGCCGGTCACGAGCGCCACTTTGTTCTCGAAGTCCTTGGGCATGGGGCGCCTCATAGCAGAAATGAACACTCCCGCTGCGATCCGGGCGGCCGAATGCATGCCCGAGGACCATCGGGCGCTGACCGCTTGCACTCCTCCGGGCTTCGCGGTACGTGCGACCACGGACGCGAGGAGCGCCATGTAATCGCGGATTTGGGGGATGGGACGGCGGCGAGGCGGATGGAAATTCTGAATGTCCTGGTAGTCGAAGACGACGCCGATCTCAGGTTTTTGATCGGCGACATCTTTCGTGACGTCGGTTGTTCGGTTCGCGATGCCGAGCATGGCCAGCAAGCCCTCGACGTGCTGGAGGGGTGGCGGCCCGACGTGATCGTGCTCGACGTCGCCATGCCCGTGATGGAC from the Deltaproteobacteria bacterium genome contains:
- a CDS encoding 3-oxoacyl-ACP reductase FabG produces the protein MPKDFENKVALVTGASRGIGRAAAVRLAEGGAKVAIAYAGNDTAANEARAECERAGAAAIQLLKFDVANPEACAKAIDDTVEKLGGLHVLVNNAGISIDGLIMRYKADDLRRMLDVDLASVFHLCKAAVRPMMRQRSGSIVNLTSVVGEQGNAGQTVYSMAKAGLIGFTKSLARELGSRNIRVNAVSPGWIETDMTKELPEAAKKAMAEGASLGRAGTAREVAEAIAFLASDRAGFITGEVLRVNGGLYM
- a CDS encoding response regulator; the encoded protein is MEILNVLVVEDDADLRFLIGDIFRDVGCSVRDAEHGQQALDVLEGWRPDVIVLDVAMPVMDGFTFLAQKRQVPDLTDIPVVVVSATARGPIDGVEYVLAKPVDANQLLLAVKQLAA